A window of Deltaproteobacteria bacterium genomic DNA:
GCACGATCGTCCGCGGCAACGGCGGCGCGGGCGGCGCCGGCGGGGCCGGCGGCCGCGGCCAACCCGGCGGCGCGGGCGGCTCCGGCGGCGGCAGCCCGGTCGGCGACGTCGGCGGTGCGGGCGGCCACGGCGGCCACGGCGGCCACGGCGGCGGCGGCGGTGGCGGCGGCGGCGGCGTGAGCTACGGCATCTATTCGTACGGGTCGACCGTCACCGAGTCGTGCACCTACTCCGCGGGCGCCCCGGGACCGGGCGGCGCGGGCGGCATCTCCGCGCCGACGGCGCCGCCGAGCGAAGACGACGGCAACGACGGCGCCCCGGGGGCGAGCGGATCGGTCGGCGACGTCGGCACCTGCGCGGCGCCGTCGGGGTGCTGACCGCCGCTGCCCCACCGCGGGTCATCATCGGCCCCAAGCGCGGCCCCAAGGGCCGGCGAAAGCGCAAAACTTTCGCAGGTCTACCGTCAACTTCACGTTGCGAGTGACGCAGCGTTTCCTCTATCTTGCACGGCCGAGATGTCTCCGTCCGTGTCCTCCCGGCTCGCCTGGGCCGTCGCCGCTGCGGCCGCCGCCATCGCGCCGGCCGGGCCGGCCGCCGGCCAGACGACCGATCGCCTGCGGCGCGAGCTGGCGGGCGTCCAGGTGGTCGAACGCCTCGGTGCACGCGTTCCGCTCGACGCGCCGTTCGTCGACGACGCCGGCGCGGCGACCACCCTCGGACGCTACGCGGCGGCCGGCCGGCCGATCTTGCTCAGCCTGAACTACGCCCGCTGCCCGGTGCTGTGCAGCGTGCAGTTGGCCGGCCTGGCCGAGGCGCTCGGCGAGCTGCCCGCCGCCGACCGCGACGTGCACATCGTCACGATCAGCATCGATCCGACCGACACGCCGGCCAAGCTCGGCGGCGCGAAGAAAGTGTACGTCCGGCAGACCGGCGACTACGCCATCGCTGAACGCTGGCACTTTCTGGCGGGGGGGCGCGCCGCGATCGACGCCGTCGCCGATTCGATCGGGTTCGCGTACCGCTACGACCCGGAGGCCGACGAGTACCGCCATCAGGCCACCCTCGCCGTGCTCACGCCCGACGGCCGCGTGTCGAGCTATCTGCACGGCGTCACGATTCGCGCCGACGAGCTGCGCGCCGCCATCGCGCGCGCCGCCCGCGGCGAGGTGCTCACCGCCGAAGACCAGCAAGCGCTGGCCAATCCCCTGCTGAACTGTTTCGCGTACGACTCCGACAGCGCCAGCCCCATGGCCGTGCGCGCCATGCGCATCGGCGGCGTCATCACGCTCGTGGGACTCGTCGCGCTGTTGGCCGTGTACGTCGCGCGCGAACGCAACCGCAAGAGGGCCTCGTAGATGTTTGCCGCCGCCTCCTATTTGCCCCAAGCCTCGTCGATCGCCGCCGACGTCGACTGGGTGTTCGACCTGATCTTCTGGGTCTGTACCGCATTTCTCGCGATCATCGTCGGCGTGGCCGGCGTGTTCGTCATCCGCTACCGCGCGCGTTCGTATCGGCCGGACGCCGAGCCGG
This region includes:
- a CDS encoding SCO family protein, which encodes MSPSVSSRLAWAVAAAAAAIAPAGPAAGQTTDRLRRELAGVQVVERLGARVPLDAPFVDDAGAATTLGRYAAAGRPILLSLNYARCPVLCSVQLAGLAEALGELPAADRDVHIVTISIDPTDTPAKLGGAKKVYVRQTGDYAIAERWHFLAGGRAAIDAVADSIGFAYRYDPEADEYRHQATLAVLTPDGRVSSYLHGVTIRADELRAAIARAARGEVLTAEDQQALANPLLNCFAYDSDSASPMAVRAMRIGGVITLVGLVALLAVYVARERNRKRAS